A portion of the Leifsonia sp. EB41 genome contains these proteins:
- a CDS encoding class I fructose-bisphosphate aldolase has protein sequence MSPADLIAGPVPIIDAAAFERLRSRRHTSPDDVATVLASRTRRPLVRDDGRLFIVAADHPARGALGVGDDPIAMADRYDLLQRLALALSRPGVDGVLGTPDIIEDLALLGALDDKIVVGSMNRGGLRGAVFEMDDRYTGYDVDAMVHDGVDAAKLLVRVNLEDAGTARTLEATAKAVTAAARARLPILLEPFMSRWSDGRVVNDLTADAVIHSVAIASGLGASSAYTWLKLPVVPEMERVMAATTLPTLLLGGDTDVAPEKTFASWEAALTLPGVHGLVVGRTLLYPKDGDVGRAVDIAASLVHGR, from the coding sequence ATGTCCCCAGCTGACCTGATCGCCGGCCCCGTTCCGATCATCGACGCGGCCGCCTTCGAACGCCTCCGCTCCCGCCGGCACACCAGCCCCGACGATGTCGCGACCGTGCTCGCCTCCCGCACCCGGCGCCCGCTGGTCCGCGACGACGGCCGCCTGTTCATCGTCGCGGCCGACCATCCGGCCCGGGGCGCGCTCGGCGTCGGCGACGACCCGATCGCGATGGCCGACCGTTACGACCTCCTGCAGCGGCTCGCGCTCGCGCTGTCCCGGCCGGGGGTGGACGGTGTGCTCGGCACCCCCGACATCATCGAAGACCTGGCGCTGCTCGGCGCCCTCGACGACAAGATCGTCGTCGGCTCGATGAACCGCGGCGGCCTCCGCGGCGCCGTCTTCGAGATGGACGACCGCTACACCGGTTACGACGTCGACGCGATGGTGCACGACGGCGTGGATGCGGCCAAGCTGCTCGTCCGCGTCAACCTGGAGGACGCAGGCACGGCGCGCACGCTGGAGGCGACGGCGAAGGCCGTCACCGCGGCCGCCCGGGCGCGGCTCCCGATCCTCCTCGAGCCGTTCATGAGCCGCTGGAGCGACGGCCGCGTCGTCAACGACCTCACGGCGGACGCGGTCATCCACTCGGTGGCCATCGCCTCCGGCCTGGGCGCCTCGTCGGCGTACACCTGGCTGAAGCTCCCGGTCGTGCCCGAGATGGAGCGCGTCATGGCCGCGACCACGCTCCCCACGCTCCTGCTCGGTGGCGACACCGACGTCGCGCCTGAGAAGACCTTCGCGTCGTGGGAGGCCGCGTTGACGCTCCCGGGTGTGCACGGCCTCGTCGTCGGGCGCACCCTCCTCTACCCGAAGGACGGGGACGTCGGCCGCGCCGTCGACATCGCCGCCTCCCTCGTCCACGGCCGCTGA
- a CDS encoding CoA-acylating methylmalonate-semialdehyde dehydrogenase — protein MTSTDTTTARVAAGELPTIPHWIDGAERPSTSGRTAPVFNPALGVATANVALADQAEIDEAIASAQRGFEVWGQFSIAKRQTVLFAFRELLNARKGELAAIITAEHGKVLSDAMGEILRGQEVVELATGFPHLIKGAYSENASTGIDVYSLKQPLGVVGVISPFNFPAMVPMWFFPVAIAAGNAVVLKPSEKDPSAALWLARLWKEAGLPDGVFTVLQGDKLAVDGLLNSPVVQSISFVGSTPIAQYIYETASKNGKRVQALGGAKNHMLVLPDADLDLVADQAVNAGYGAAGERCMAVSVVLAVEPVADELIAKITERIGRLRIGNGAGDGQGEPDMGPLITGVHRDKVSGYVDIAEADGADIVVDGRGFTVEGHEDGFFFGPTLIDNIPISSAAYREEIFGPVLSVVRVQTFQEGLDLINSGQFGNGTAIFTNDGGAARRFQNEVQVGMIGINVPIPVPVAYHSFGGWKASLFGDAKAYGVHGFDFFTREKAITSRWLDPATHGGINLGFPQNT, from the coding sequence ATGACCAGCACCGACACCACCACCGCCCGCGTCGCCGCGGGCGAGCTGCCGACGATCCCGCACTGGATCGACGGCGCCGAGCGGCCCTCCACGAGCGGGCGCACCGCTCCGGTCTTCAACCCGGCCCTCGGCGTCGCGACGGCGAACGTCGCCCTCGCCGATCAGGCCGAGATCGACGAGGCGATCGCCTCGGCGCAGCGCGGCTTCGAGGTGTGGGGCCAGTTCTCGATCGCCAAGCGGCAGACGGTGCTCTTCGCGTTCCGGGAGCTGCTGAACGCGCGCAAGGGCGAGCTGGCCGCGATCATCACGGCCGAGCACGGCAAGGTGCTCTCCGACGCGATGGGCGAGATCCTGCGCGGCCAGGAGGTCGTGGAGCTGGCGACCGGGTTCCCGCACCTGATCAAGGGCGCCTACTCCGAGAACGCGTCGACCGGCATCGACGTGTACTCGCTGAAGCAGCCGCTCGGCGTGGTGGGTGTCATCTCGCCGTTCAACTTCCCGGCGATGGTGCCGATGTGGTTCTTCCCCGTCGCCATCGCGGCCGGCAACGCCGTCGTGCTCAAGCCGAGCGAGAAGGACCCGTCGGCGGCGCTGTGGCTCGCTCGGCTCTGGAAGGAGGCCGGCCTCCCGGACGGCGTCTTCACCGTGCTCCAAGGCGACAAGCTCGCCGTCGACGGCCTCCTGAACAGCCCGGTCGTCCAGTCCATCTCGTTCGTCGGCTCTACCCCGATCGCGCAGTACATCTACGAGACGGCGTCGAAGAACGGCAAGCGCGTCCAAGCGCTCGGCGGCGCGAAGAACCACATGCTGGTGCTGCCCGACGCCGACCTCGACCTGGTGGCCGACCAGGCGGTCAACGCCGGATACGGCGCGGCGGGCGAGCGCTGCATGGCCGTCTCGGTCGTGCTGGCGGTCGAGCCGGTCGCCGACGAGCTGATCGCGAAGATCACGGAGCGCATCGGCAGGCTGCGCATCGGCAACGGCGCGGGCGACGGCCAGGGCGAGCCGGACATGGGGCCGCTGATCACCGGGGTGCACCGCGACAAGGTGTCCGGCTACGTCGACATCGCCGAGGCCGACGGCGCGGACATCGTGGTCGACGGCCGCGGCTTCACCGTCGAGGGCCACGAGGACGGCTTCTTCTTCGGCCCGACCCTCATCGACAACATCCCGATCAGCTCCGCCGCCTACCGCGAGGAGATCTTCGGGCCGGTGCTGTCCGTCGTGCGCGTGCAGACCTTCCAGGAGGGTCTCGACCTCATCAACTCCGGTCAGTTCGGCAACGGCACCGCGATCTTCACCAACGACGGCGGCGCCGCCCGGCGGTTCCAGAACGAGGTGCAGGTCGGCATGATCGGCATCAACGTCCCCATCCCGGTCCCGGTCGCCTACCACTCGTTCGGCGGCTGGAAGGCCTCCCTGTTCGGCGACGCCAAGGCGTACGGCGTGCACGGCTTCGACTTCTTCACCCGCGAGAAGGCGATCACCAGCCGCTGGCTCGACCCGGCGACGCACGGCGGCATCAACCTCGGCTTCCCGCAGAACACCTGA
- the iolB gene encoding 5-deoxy-glucuronate isomerase → MAEHNEWFFPRGALSDRWWESVVDDSLDGWQHTGLRVAELAGNAVELEAGDVERIVVPLAGAFAVEHEGTTTHLAGRSSVFDGPTDVVYIGAGNGLKVTGFGRVAVAEAPTRVRKPSVYIAKDAVPVELRGAGRDSRQVHNFGTPGAVDAAALIVCEVITPAGNWSSHPAHKHDEDVPGHESRLEEIYYFESAPVRGANAPATADAFGSFATYRSAAGDIETNALVRTGDIALVPFGYHGPAVAAPEYDLYYLNVMAGPGEERAWLISDDPRQAWLRDTWTAQDTDPRLPYVSTTQGAAQ, encoded by the coding sequence GTGGCAGAGCACAACGAATGGTTCTTCCCGCGCGGAGCGCTGAGCGACCGCTGGTGGGAGTCCGTGGTCGACGACTCCCTCGACGGCTGGCAGCACACCGGGCTCCGGGTCGCAGAGCTCGCCGGCAACGCGGTCGAGCTGGAGGCCGGCGACGTCGAGCGCATCGTCGTCCCGCTCGCCGGTGCCTTCGCGGTGGAGCACGAGGGGACGACGACCCACCTGGCCGGCCGGTCCAGTGTCTTCGACGGGCCGACGGACGTGGTCTACATCGGAGCGGGAAACGGCCTGAAGGTCACCGGCTTCGGCCGGGTGGCCGTAGCGGAGGCCCCGACACGTGTGCGCAAGCCGTCGGTCTACATCGCGAAGGATGCGGTGCCCGTCGAGCTGCGCGGCGCCGGCCGGGACAGCCGTCAAGTGCACAACTTCGGCACTCCGGGAGCCGTGGATGCCGCCGCGCTGATCGTCTGCGAGGTCATCACGCCGGCCGGCAACTGGTCGTCGCATCCCGCGCACAAGCACGACGAGGACGTGCCGGGCCACGAGTCCCGGCTCGAGGAGATCTACTACTTCGAGTCGGCTCCCGTGCGCGGCGCGAACGCCCCGGCGACGGCCGACGCCTTCGGGAGTTTCGCCACCTACCGCTCGGCCGCCGGCGACATCGAGACCAACGCGCTCGTCCGCACCGGCGACATCGCCCTGGTGCCGTTCGGCTACCACGGCCCGGCGGTCGCGGCCCCGGAGTACGACCTCTACTACCTCAACGTCATGGCTGGGCCGGGGGAGGAGCGGGCGTGGCTGATCAGCGACGATCCGCGCCAGGCCTGGCTGCGCGACACCTGGACCGCCCAGGACACCGACCCTCGCCTTCCCTACGTCTCGACCACGCAAGGAGCCGCGCAATGA
- the iolD gene encoding 3D-(3,5/4)-trihydroxycyclohexane-1,2-dione acylhydrolase (decyclizing) has translation MMTNTATTRRMTVAQALVEFLANQWTVDGDVRERTIPGMLGIFGHGNVAGVGQALKQANVQDPNLMPYYQARNEQAMVHQAVGYARIHRRRATLASTASVGPGAANMITGAALATANRLPALLLPSDTFATRVADPVLQQLEHPHDLGIQVTDAFRPVSRFFDRVQRPEQLFSIALAAMRVLTDPAETGAVTIALPEDVQAEALDVPAEFLAPREWHVRRPVPEGWALQAAVDAIRSAQRPVIVAGGGVLYSGAEDALRAFVEATGIPVGTTQAGGGSLSWDHPQYLGGVGATGTTAANRVTAQADLVLGVGTRYSDFTTASRTVFQNPDVRFVNLNVAPFDAYKHGSQLPLIADAREALTALTAALDGYTVHPGYATWIAEEKTEWDAVADEALAPTALDGESSLIGQPQIIGAVQRASGPRDVVVQAAGSLPGDLHKLWRVRDPLGYHVEYAFSCMGYEIAGGMGVKRGLDAADDDRDVIVLVGDGSYLMLHTELATAVAEGIKIVVVLIQNHGYASIGHLSETVGSQRYGTRYRYRDEAELNFERGDFLPVDLAANARSFGIDVIELAPGPDAAARLEEAVRAAKASTTSTLIHVDSDPFVYAPDGEGWWDVPVAETSELESTQTARTDYLRQRKQQRPLLG, from the coding sequence ATGATGACCAACACGGCGACGACCCGCAGGATGACGGTGGCCCAGGCGCTCGTCGAGTTCCTCGCCAACCAGTGGACCGTCGACGGCGACGTGCGCGAGCGCACCATCCCCGGGATGCTCGGCATCTTCGGGCACGGCAACGTCGCCGGCGTCGGCCAGGCGCTCAAGCAGGCGAACGTGCAGGACCCGAACCTGATGCCGTACTACCAGGCGCGCAACGAGCAGGCGATGGTCCACCAGGCGGTGGGCTACGCCCGCATCCACCGCCGCCGGGCCACGCTCGCCTCGACCGCCTCGGTCGGCCCGGGCGCCGCCAACATGATCACCGGCGCCGCCCTCGCGACGGCCAACCGCCTCCCGGCGTTGCTCCTGCCGTCCGACACGTTCGCGACACGCGTCGCCGACCCGGTGCTGCAGCAGCTGGAGCACCCGCACGACCTCGGCATCCAGGTGACCGACGCGTTCCGCCCGGTGTCACGCTTCTTCGATCGCGTCCAGCGACCCGAGCAGCTCTTCTCGATCGCGCTCGCGGCGATGCGGGTGCTGACCGACCCGGCCGAGACCGGCGCGGTGACCATCGCGCTGCCGGAGGATGTGCAGGCCGAGGCGCTCGACGTCCCGGCGGAGTTCCTCGCCCCCCGCGAGTGGCACGTCCGCCGTCCGGTCCCGGAGGGCTGGGCGCTGCAGGCAGCCGTCGACGCGATCCGCAGCGCGCAGCGTCCCGTGATCGTCGCGGGCGGCGGCGTGCTGTACTCGGGCGCGGAGGACGCGCTGCGCGCGTTCGTGGAGGCCACCGGCATCCCGGTCGGCACCACGCAGGCCGGCGGCGGCTCGCTGAGCTGGGACCACCCGCAGTACCTCGGCGGCGTCGGCGCGACCGGCACCACCGCCGCCAACCGGGTCACGGCGCAGGCCGACCTCGTCCTCGGCGTCGGGACCCGCTACAGCGACTTCACCACCGCCAGCCGCACGGTCTTCCAGAACCCGGACGTGCGGTTCGTGAACCTCAACGTCGCGCCGTTCGACGCCTACAAGCACGGCTCGCAGCTCCCTCTGATCGCCGACGCGCGGGAGGCGCTCACGGCGCTGACCGCGGCCCTCGACGGGTACACCGTGCACCCCGGCTACGCGACGTGGATCGCCGAGGAGAAGACGGAGTGGGACGCCGTGGCCGACGAGGCACTCGCTCCCACGGCTCTCGACGGCGAATCCTCGCTCATCGGTCAGCCGCAGATCATCGGCGCCGTCCAGCGCGCCTCCGGCCCGCGCGACGTCGTGGTGCAGGCGGCGGGCTCCCTCCCCGGCGACCTCCACAAGCTGTGGCGCGTCCGCGACCCGCTCGGCTATCACGTCGAATATGCGTTCTCGTGCATGGGCTACGAGATCGCCGGCGGGATGGGCGTCAAACGCGGGCTCGACGCCGCCGACGATGACCGCGACGTCATCGTCCTCGTCGGCGACGGCTCCTATCTGATGCTGCACACCGAGCTTGCAACGGCCGTCGCCGAGGGCATCAAGATCGTCGTCGTGCTCATCCAGAACCACGGCTACGCCTCCATCGGCCACCTCTCCGAGACGGTCGGCTCGCAGCGCTACGGCACCCGCTACCGGTATCGCGACGAGGCCGAGCTGAACTTCGAGCGCGGCGACTTCCTGCCCGTCGACCTCGCCGCCAACGCGCGCAGCTTCGGCATCGACGTGATCGAGCTCGCGCCGGGTCCCGACGCCGCCGCGCGGCTCGAGGAGGCCGTCAGAGCGGCCAAGGCGTCCACGACCTCCACGCTGATCCACGTCGACTCGGACCCGTTCGTGTACGCGCCGGACGGCGAGGGCTGGTGGGACGTCCCAGTCGCGGAGACCTCCGAGCTGGAGAGCACGCAGACCGCCCGCACCGACTACCTCCGGCAGCGGAAGCAGCAGCGGCCCCTGCTCGGCTGA
- a CDS encoding sugar phosphate isomerase/epimerase family protein, with translation MTDTATHHRPAEAHTSGLRIGTAPDSWGVWFPEDPRQTPWDRFLDEVQAAGYHWIELGPYGYLPTDPAQLLDELAKRDLRISGGTVFTGFHKGADQWDRALEQVEKVAALTRAVGGEHIVVIPDLWRSDATGETLEPRTLTDEQWTSLAAGHDRLGRMLLEEYGLRQQFHSHADSHVGTQREVERLLAETDPRYVNLCLDTGHFAYYGGDSVTLIQDHPERIGYLHLKQIDPEFRFEVLKNDIAFADAAIDVMVEPPAGIPDFAPIIEAVAAIDPETFAIVEQDMPGIDIDVPLGIATRTRQHIFGCSPLTRTR, from the coding sequence ATGACCGACACCGCCACCCACCACCGCCCGGCCGAGGCGCACACCTCCGGCCTCCGCATCGGCACCGCGCCCGACTCGTGGGGCGTATGGTTCCCGGAGGACCCGCGGCAGACCCCGTGGGACCGCTTCCTCGACGAGGTGCAGGCCGCCGGGTACCACTGGATCGAGCTCGGGCCGTACGGCTACCTCCCGACCGATCCGGCGCAGCTCCTGGACGAGCTCGCCAAGCGCGACCTGCGGATCAGCGGCGGCACGGTCTTCACCGGTTTCCACAAGGGCGCCGACCAGTGGGACCGCGCCCTCGAGCAGGTCGAGAAGGTCGCCGCACTCACCCGTGCGGTCGGCGGCGAGCACATCGTCGTCATCCCGGACCTCTGGCGGTCGGACGCCACCGGCGAGACGCTGGAGCCGCGCACGCTGACCGACGAGCAGTGGACGTCACTGGCCGCCGGGCACGACCGCCTCGGTCGTATGCTGCTCGAGGAATACGGGCTCCGCCAGCAGTTCCACTCGCACGCCGACTCCCACGTCGGCACGCAGCGCGAGGTCGAGCGCCTGCTCGCGGAGACCGATCCGCGCTACGTGAACCTCTGCCTCGACACCGGCCACTTCGCTTACTACGGCGGCGACAGCGTCACGCTGATCCAGGACCACCCCGAGCGCATCGGGTATCTGCACCTCAAGCAGATCGACCCCGAGTTCCGATTCGAGGTGCTCAAGAACGACATCGCGTTCGCGGACGCCGCGATCGACGTGATGGTCGAGCCGCCGGCGGGCATCCCGGACTTCGCGCCGATCATCGAGGCGGTCGCCGCCATCGACCCGGAGACCTTCGCGATCGTCGAGCAGGACATGCCCGGCATCGACATCGACGTCCCGCTCGGGATCGCCACCCGCACCCGGCAGCACATCTTCGGCTGCTCGCCGCTCACCCGCACCCGCTGA
- a CDS encoding Gfo/Idh/MocA family protein, with translation MTTSNQDLRVGVVGAGQMGADHIQRITGTISGATVSAIVEPDAGRAEAAAAAAPSARAFASVEDALDASALDAVIIATPGQFHEPVLVPALEAKLPILCEKPLTPDSASSLRILELEQKLDRPHIQLGFMRRFDDEYRALRELIVGGDAGELLMLRGVHRNPSVPDSYTQSMLITDSVVHEFDVMPWLAGSPVRSVEVKYPRRNDLAPERLREPILVLIELENGVLVDVEMNVSVRFGYQVGTEAVFQTGTARIGQPSGLQRWSDAAFSIAEHTTFKTRFARAYDAQVQAWVNAVRDGSLIAGPNAWDGYLVALACEAGVRALEQSGPVPVATPARPAFYA, from the coding sequence ATGACCACCAGCAACCAGGACCTCCGTGTCGGCGTCGTCGGCGCCGGGCAGATGGGCGCCGACCACATCCAGCGCATCACCGGCACGATCAGCGGCGCGACCGTCTCCGCGATCGTGGAGCCGGACGCCGGCCGGGCGGAGGCCGCGGCAGCCGCGGCGCCGAGTGCGCGGGCGTTTGCGAGCGTGGAGGACGCCCTCGACGCGTCCGCGCTCGACGCAGTGATCATCGCGACGCCCGGCCAGTTCCACGAGCCCGTGCTGGTGCCCGCGCTGGAGGCGAAGCTCCCCATCCTGTGCGAGAAGCCGCTGACGCCGGACAGCGCGTCGTCGCTGCGCATCCTGGAGCTGGAGCAGAAGCTGGACCGCCCGCACATCCAGCTCGGCTTCATGCGCCGCTTCGACGACGAGTACCGCGCGCTGCGCGAACTGATCGTGGGCGGCGACGCAGGGGAGCTGCTGATGCTGCGCGGCGTGCACCGCAACCCGTCGGTGCCTGACAGCTACACCCAGTCGATGCTCATCACCGACTCGGTCGTGCACGAGTTCGACGTCATGCCGTGGCTCGCCGGCTCGCCCGTCCGCAGCGTCGAGGTCAAGTACCCGCGGCGCAACGACCTCGCGCCCGAGCGGCTCCGCGAGCCCATCCTGGTGCTCATCGAGCTGGAGAACGGCGTGCTGGTCGACGTGGAGATGAACGTCAGCGTGCGGTTCGGCTACCAGGTCGGCACCGAGGCGGTCTTCCAGACCGGCACCGCGCGCATCGGCCAGCCGTCCGGCTTGCAGCGCTGGTCCGACGCCGCGTTCTCGATCGCGGAGCACACGACCTTCAAGACCCGGTTCGCCCGCGCCTACGATGCGCAGGTGCAGGCGTGGGTGAACGCTGTGCGCGACGGTTCGCTCATCGCCGGGCCGAACGCGTGGGACGGCTACCTCGTCGCCCTCGCGTGCGAAGCCGGCGTCCGCGCGCTGGAGCAGTCCGGCCCCGTCCCCGTGGCGACGCCCGCACGCCCCGCCTTCTACGCGTAA
- a CDS encoding GntR family transcriptional regulator has product MQAEYPLPVDLFDSLDKGSPVPLYYQLATALEAAIRSETVPPGSRLENEISLGNRLGLSRPTIRRALQELVDKGLLVRRRGIGTQVVHGRVTRNVELTSLYEDLGQSGQTPTTRVISYEIGIADEAAAKELGVPYGNPVLELTRLRSADGVPLAILENTLPEDFIDISREDLEARGLYQLLKARGVAIRVANQRIGARAANANEADLLEIRRGSPLLTMSRTAFDNSGRAVEFGRHVYRPDLYSFELTLVDR; this is encoded by the coding sequence ATGCAAGCCGAGTACCCGCTGCCCGTGGACCTCTTCGACAGCCTCGACAAGGGCAGCCCGGTGCCGCTCTACTACCAGCTCGCGACGGCGCTGGAGGCGGCGATCCGGTCCGAGACGGTTCCTCCGGGATCGCGCCTCGAGAACGAGATCTCGCTCGGCAACCGGCTCGGGCTGTCGCGTCCCACCATCCGCCGTGCCCTGCAGGAGCTGGTCGACAAGGGCCTCCTGGTCCGCCGGCGCGGCATCGGGACGCAGGTCGTCCACGGCCGGGTGACCCGCAACGTCGAGCTGACCAGCCTCTACGAGGACCTGGGCCAGTCCGGGCAGACGCCGACCACTCGCGTCATCTCGTACGAGATCGGGATCGCGGACGAGGCCGCGGCGAAGGAGCTCGGCGTCCCGTACGGCAACCCGGTGCTGGAGCTCACCCGGCTGCGGTCGGCGGACGGCGTGCCGCTGGCGATCCTCGAGAACACGCTGCCGGAAGACTTCATCGACATCTCGCGCGAGGATCTGGAGGCGCGCGGCCTCTACCAGCTCCTGAAGGCGCGCGGCGTGGCCATCCGGGTCGCCAACCAGCGGATCGGCGCCCGCGCCGCGAACGCGAACGAGGCCGACCTCCTGGAGATCCGTCGCGGGTCGCCACTGCTCACCATGTCGCGCACCGCGTTCGACAACTCCGGCCGGGCGGTGGAGTTCGGTCGGCACGTGTACCGGCCCGACCTCTACTCGTTCGAGCTCACCCTCGTCGATCGCTGA
- a CDS encoding LysE family translocator has protein sequence MTAPALLAFAGLCVILAVTPGPDTFLVLRYSLARPGAGLAASAGSAVGSMLWALAVALGLAALLEQSAEVYRVVKIAGGLYLIYLGVSALIASRRHAAQGPEARVRTTSLHSGFLAGVLSTVMNPKVGLFFLAIAPQFVPHDGATIGNTLLLGAIDAVVAAAYLTVVALLASRAILWLKRPAVAKTLERISAAILAALGVGTIALSAAE, from the coding sequence ATGACAGCCCCCGCCCTCCTCGCCTTCGCGGGCCTCTGCGTGATCCTGGCGGTGACACCCGGCCCCGACACCTTCCTCGTCCTCCGTTACAGCCTGGCCCGCCCGGGCGCCGGCCTCGCGGCGTCGGCGGGGTCCGCCGTCGGCTCGATGCTGTGGGCGCTCGCCGTCGCGCTCGGGCTGGCCGCGTTGCTGGAGCAGTCCGCCGAGGTCTACCGGGTCGTCAAGATCGCGGGCGGCCTCTACCTCATCTATCTCGGCGTCTCCGCGCTGATCGCCAGCCGCCGGCACGCCGCCCAGGGCCCGGAGGCGCGGGTGCGGACGACCAGCCTCCACTCCGGCTTCCTCGCCGGGGTGCTGTCCACGGTGATGAACCCCAAGGTCGGCCTCTTCTTCCTCGCCATCGCGCCGCAGTTCGTCCCGCACGACGGCGCAACGATCGGCAACACGCTCCTGCTTGGTGCGATCGACGCGGTCGTCGCCGCGGCGTACCTCACGGTGGTGGCGCTGCTCGCGTCGCGCGCGATCCTCTGGCTCAAACGGCCGGCGGTGGCCAAGACGCTCGAGCGCATCTCGGCCGCGATCCTCGCCGCCCTCGGCGTCGGCACCATCGCGCTGAGCGCCGCCGAATAG
- a CDS encoding class I SAM-dependent methyltransferase, with amino-acid sequence MTDDLLAAVRARFDGRAAEYDTSEMHRQLAAAVADFADLDGVRDVLDVATGTGLVLRALHSRDRSLRLSGIDLSGGMVEVARGELPDAVLVEGDATVLPFPDDAFDLVTCVTGLHLFPDPDAAVADWVRVLRPGGRAVTATFGDVDTSQHGGRPGAAVPDPAHGAGHHGAEPPPYPTYHERFRTPELLAEAVAPAGLTLTRHAWWTHGHDRVLLAELRPA; translated from the coding sequence ATGACGGACGACCTCCTCGCCGCGGTCCGCGCACGCTTCGACGGCCGCGCCGCGGAGTACGACACGAGCGAGATGCACCGGCAGCTCGCCGCGGCGGTCGCCGACTTCGCGGACCTCGACGGCGTGCGGGACGTGCTGGACGTCGCCACCGGGACCGGCCTGGTGCTGCGAGCCCTCCACTCGCGCGACCGTTCCCTGCGGCTGAGCGGCATCGACCTGTCGGGCGGCATGGTGGAGGTCGCGCGGGGCGAGCTCCCGGATGCTGTGCTGGTCGAAGGCGACGCGACGGTGCTCCCGTTCCCGGATGACGCGTTCGACCTGGTCACGTGCGTGACGGGCCTGCACCTCTTCCCCGACCCGGACGCCGCGGTCGCCGACTGGGTGCGCGTCCTCCGGCCGGGAGGCCGCGCGGTCACCGCGACCTTCGGCGACGTGGACACCTCCCAGCACGGCGGCCGCCCCGGCGCGGCCGTGCCCGACCCCGCGCACGGAGCAGGCCACCACGGCGCCGAGCCGCCGCCCTATCCCACGTACCACGAGCGGTTCCGTACCCCCGAGCTCCTCGCCGAAGCCGTCGCCCCGGCCGGCCTCACCCTGACCCGGCACGCCTGGTGGACCCACGGCCACGACCGCGTCCTCCTCGCCGAATTGCGCCCCGCCTGA
- a CDS encoding sensor histidine kinase, which produces MTRRDDVDFREVRRASRTVGLQLTIASGALVVAAIGVAFFFVLDQLQPKELSEAPRPGQHKIYIDTVDAMIAFIVVGVLAVIVAGVLAVVVTRRAVRPLGEALRRQRDFVADASHELRTPLAVLDARLQVLQRGLPDGDPSTATVAELRDDTRTLIEVVNDLLLAADPERERAAASDGPVQLADPVRRAVESLGVLAEQAGVTVRLEVRDEVSSEVPATTLQRCATALLDNAVAHSPAGGVVTATIRREGRSAYLTVADQGPGIQGIDPARIFDRFARAAPAAASAAGRSRSGFGIGLALVREVAVRHGGEVRVASTGPAGTALELRLLAR; this is translated from the coding sequence GTGACCAGGCGCGACGACGTCGACTTCCGGGAGGTGCGCCGCGCCTCCCGGACGGTCGGCCTCCAGCTCACCATCGCGTCAGGCGCGCTGGTCGTCGCGGCGATCGGGGTGGCGTTCTTCTTCGTGCTCGACCAGCTCCAGCCGAAGGAGCTCTCGGAGGCCCCGCGCCCCGGCCAGCACAAGATCTACATCGACACCGTGGACGCGATGATCGCGTTCATCGTCGTCGGTGTGCTGGCGGTGATCGTCGCCGGGGTGCTCGCCGTGGTGGTCACCCGGCGCGCCGTTCGGCCGCTCGGTGAGGCGCTGCGGCGGCAAAGGGACTTCGTCGCGGACGCCAGCCACGAACTGCGCACGCCGCTCGCGGTGCTCGACGCGCGCCTCCAGGTGCTGCAGCGCGGCCTCCCCGACGGCGACCCGTCGACGGCGACCGTGGCGGAGCTGCGCGACGACACCCGGACGCTGATCGAGGTCGTCAACGACCTGCTGCTCGCCGCCGACCCCGAACGCGAGCGCGCCGCGGCATCGGACGGTCCCGTGCAGCTGGCCGACCCGGTGCGTCGAGCGGTGGAGTCGCTCGGGGTGCTCGCGGAGCAGGCCGGGGTGACGGTCCGGCTGGAGGTGCGGGACGAGGTTTCGAGCGAGGTCCCGGCGACGACGCTGCAGCGCTGCGCGACGGCCCTGCTCGACAATGCGGTCGCCCACTCCCCCGCCGGCGGCGTGGTGACGGCGACGATCCGGCGCGAAGGGCGCTCGGCCTACCTGACCGTGGCGGACCAGGGGCCCGGCATCCAGGGCATCGACCCGGCCCGGATCTTCGACCGGTTCGCCCGCGCCGCCCCCGCGGCCGCTTCGGCCGCCGGCCGCTCGCGCTCGGGCTTCGGGATCGGGCTCGCACTCGTGCGCGAGGTCGCGGTGCGCCACGGCGGCGAGGTCCGCGTGGCCTCCACCGGCCCCGCGGGGACCGCCCTGGAGCTGCGGCTCCTGGCCCGCTGA